A region from the Planctomycetota bacterium genome encodes:
- a CDS encoding GAF domain-containing SpoIIE family protein phosphatase produces MSYEDPPDPDAPSVQAARFPGDSTSLSYITEMMRELSMARDPQEMVRLYGQRVRSIMRNDGFVSLSRRDLEAPWYRVTRSSVWDSELNPWTQAEELPLHDRGLLGDLLYGDEPVVMNDVHIDPDDPSHAYLEGARSLMAIPLFDDGVALNMVVQWNVKPNGFDEEQLPGTVWMSNLFGRATRALVLTQELREANKQVEAAKAAIDREVSAIAAMQQSLLPAKLPTEHGLSLAVDYRPSQIAGGDFYDFMPLEDGRIGILIADVSGHGVAAAVMTAITHAIGTTSVGEPTPPSKVLKYLNRHLCKRYTRATAQFITGFYGIYDPKEQTLQYSSAGHPPPCVVNGCGGLNYCLAEGRGLPLGIREDEDYQDAIVGLGEADVLVLYTDGITEARSEQGDYFGVDRLERVLQECGPDAKQVVAKINQAVHDFTDGAPAGDDQTLLVAKVVGGANGSAG; encoded by the coding sequence ATGTCGTACGAAGATCCACCCGATCCCGACGCCCCGTCTGTTCAGGCTGCCCGTTTTCCCGGCGATAGCACGTCACTTTCCTACATCACCGAGATGATGCGCGAGCTGTCGATGGCCCGCGATCCGCAAGAGATGGTCCGCCTCTACGGCCAGCGGGTCCGCAGCATCATGCGTAATGACGGTTTCGTCTCGCTGAGCCGTCGCGATCTCGAAGCGCCTTGGTATCGGGTGACGCGCTCGTCGGTGTGGGACTCGGAGTTGAACCCGTGGACGCAGGCCGAGGAGTTGCCGCTACACGACAGGGGTTTGCTCGGCGATTTGCTCTACGGCGATGAGCCGGTCGTGATGAACGACGTGCATATTGATCCGGACGATCCCTCCCATGCATACCTTGAAGGCGCGCGTTCGTTGATGGCGATCCCGCTTTTCGACGACGGCGTCGCGCTGAACATGGTCGTGCAATGGAACGTCAAGCCCAACGGCTTCGACGAGGAACAACTGCCCGGTACGGTGTGGATGAGCAATCTGTTCGGCCGGGCGACAAGGGCGCTGGTGTTGACCCAGGAACTCCGTGAGGCGAACAAGCAGGTCGAAGCGGCCAAGGCGGCGATCGACCGCGAAGTTTCGGCCATCGCCGCGATGCAACAGTCGTTGCTCCCGGCGAAGCTGCCGACCGAACACGGACTGTCTCTGGCGGTCGACTACCGCCCGTCGCAAATCGCCGGTGGCGACTTCTACGACTTCATGCCACTTGAGGACGGTCGTATCGGTATCCTCATCGCCGACGTGTCCGGCCACGGCGTCGCGGCCGCGGTCATGACGGCGATCACCCACGCGATCGGCACCACGTCGGTGGGTGAACCGACGCCGCCGAGCAAGGTGCTCAAGTACCTCAACCGCCATCTCTGCAAGCGCTACACCCGCGCCACCGCGCAGTTCATCACCGGGTTCTACGGCATCTACGACCCGAAGGAGCAAACGCTCCAGTACAGCAGCGCCGGCCACCCGCCGCCGTGCGTCGTCAACGGTTGCGGCGGACTCAACTACTGCCTGGCCGAAGGGCGCGGCCTGCCCTTGGGTATCCGCGAAGACGAGGACTACCAGGACGCCATCGTCGGCCTCGGCGAGGCTGACGTGCTGGTCCTCTACACCGACGGCATCACCGAAGCACGCAGCGAGCAGGGCGACTATTTCGGCGTCGACCGGTTGGAGCGCGTGCTTCAAGAGTGCGGCCCCGACGCCAAGCAAGTCGTTGCGAAGATCAACCAGGCCGTTCACGATTTCACCGACGGTGCACCCGCCGGGGATGACCAAACCCTGCTCGTGGCCAAGGTCGTCGGTGGTGCCAACGGCTCGGCCGGTTGA